AATCGGTAAGGTATATCCAGGATCTTTTTCCTGTAACACGTATGTTGTCCGCTGTCCATTTTCACTAACCCACGTATGTTCAATTCTAGGCATCCCGTAACGACGAAGATCAAACCAGCGATGTCCTTCCATAAAAAGTTCACGACGACGTTCCAACTTACACAAGTTTTCCAAATCATCAGCCGTACTCAACGTGTAATTCGAATAATTTGTAAACCGGTTTTCCCGCAATTTATTTAGATCATTTACAGCTAATTGACCACATTCAGCAGCTCCCGCTTTATATTTCTCCATATATGCCTCTGCTCGGTTCAAATAAAGTTCAGCCGTTCTCCACACGTACCCTCTTTCCGCAACCCCGTGTTTATACTCTTGATAAGGATAAATATAACCGCTTGCCGTGGCCTTAAAATACATCCCGTTACGACTATCATTCGGTTCTGAAAAACTACTCACCAAATCCGTAGACAGGCATACAGGCGTTCCCATGAATCCCATCCGTCCGGGCATACTTCCAAAGACAAAAATAGTTTCCGGGAAACTGGAAGAAACGACCGGATTCGTAGAATTCGTGGGATAATTCACATTCGTGTAAGCATAAGTCGGTAAATAAACCAAATCCGGAGCCCCTGCAAGAGCCTGGGTGGCATGTTCAATCACTTTATCCCATTCCTCCATGTACAGATAAATACGGGAGGCGATCAAATGTGCGGAAACATAATTGATCCGGTAAACCCCATTATTTGTTTTATTCTGATCCAACAATGACACAGCCCGCTCAATATCCGCTGTAATCTGTTTGTATACATCTGCCACCGAACTACGAGCAATTCCTTCATCCCGAATTTCGGATTTCGTGACCAAAGATACTCCTAAACGCTGGTCGGGAGTTGAACGGGAATCGTTGTAAGGAGTTGCAAAGATATTCACCAACTGCAAATAATAATACGCCCGTAAAGTCAGAGCCTCTCCCAACACCATATTAATCTGTGATTCCGTACCCACTGACATCTCTATATCATCAATGATAACATTGCATACCATAATCTTCTCATAGTAATTTTCGTATGTTGCATCAGTCACATTTGCATCCTTCAAAGACTGATACATGTAATATTGCCAAGTAAAAATATCCCGGCAAGCATTATAGACATCCGTGTATGAATAGGAAGATACGCCATCAATATCATCATCCATATACCAAGTCAAACCATCCAATTCGGCAAATGCATACCCTGCCCCGTTCAATAATTCTGAATAAGCATCCGTTGTTTCCGGTTCAAATTCATCTTGAGAAACTTCCTCCAAGAAATTCCCACACGCACAGAACGTTATGATAAAAAACGCTCCTAATATAAACTTATTAAATACTGAAATCATAGTTCATCATCTTTACTAGGTTAAAAACTAACATTTAAAGAGAACGAGTACGTCTGCGTGATTGGTAGAGCCGTTCCTCCGGTTCCGCCTTGTTCAGGATCTTGTCCCCTAAACTTCGAGCTACAAATCGTCAAAGGATTGGTAACATTAAACATACAAGACATCATGGATACCCCAAATTTTTTCAAATATTTCTGGGGAATCGTATAGGACAGAGATAAATTACGACATCTTAGGAAATCTCCCTTCACCACCCGAATATCTGAATAATTATACATTTCATAAGAATTCAAAGACACGGTAGAAGGAATCGGAACATATAAATTATACTCTGTCGAACCATCAAACACGAATCCTGGAATATTTGTCGTAAGCTCGTCACCCGGCTTCTTCCAACGTTTCAAAAGATCTTTATGCAAATTATCCTGTGGAGCGGGCATGGTGAGAGCCCCGCTATACAAGAAATTCAATCTCTTTACACTACCCAAGCTATAAGCGAAATTAGCATTCAACGTCAGATTCTTATATCGCAAACTCGTGGTAAATCCACCGCTGATTTTAGGATCAGCCTGTCCGGAATACACCAAATAATCCTTCGGGTCATCCATTTTAACAATCTGGCTCTGGTCACGAGAAGTATGAGCAAAAGTAGCGTATCCATATTGCGGATCTAATCCGGTAAATTTCCATGAATAAACCGCATTTACAGGCTTTCCGTTCTCAAAAGCATTTCCGGCCAGATAATCCGTGTAAGTATATTCATTTTTTCCTGTATTCTGCACATTATTCGTGTTCTTTGAATACGTGGGAGTAATTGTCCATTTGAAATCTTTCGTCTGTACGGGTACAAATGACACGGCCAACTCAAAACCCGTATTCTTTATATCCGCTCCGTTTTTATAGGTCGTCTTAACTCCATATTCCGCAGGAACATCCAAACTAAAAATAATATCTTTCCCTTTTTTGTAATAGTAATCAATTGTTCCACTGATTCTTCCTTTCCAGAATGAAAAATCCGTTCCGATATTTATTGTCTTTGTCTTCTCCCAGCGCAAATCCGGATATGCGTAACGACTAACGTTCAGCACGTACTCCCCGGACCAACGATTAATCACGGTTGTCGGATATTTCACGACAAGATTGGGTCCCACCGTGGTAGGAACATTTCCCTGACTACCATAGGACAAACGCAGACTCAAGTCTGCCCGTTCTCCCAACAATTTAAACCACGGTTCCTCAGAAACACTCCAACGTCCCGCAACACTCCACACGGGTAAAGCTTTATTATTTGTATATTGTCCGAAACGGTTGGAAGCATCCATACGGATATTTGCATTCAACACATAACGATTTCTATATGCATAAACTAACGTCGCAAAACCGGATAACGTATTAGATAACGTATTACTAAGTTTAGCCGTATGTTTCTCCAAAGATGAATTTCCACTCAATGAAGTTGAGCCGGACGTATTGGTATCATACTCGTAACTAATTCCCAATCCCCGATCCGGGAAATATCCCCATTCCTCAGTATTAAATCCATCATTTTTTACCGAACGGACCTCATATCCCACCATCGCGTTAATAATATGATTCTCGTTCAATATCTTATTATAAGACAACTGGGCGCGAGCCGTATAACTTATATTATTATTTGTTTCATATAACAATATACCTCCCTTAGACAAACGCGAGGCTTTTTCCTCTTCACTATTTGGAGTAACTGCCCCGTAGTCATATCCTCTGATTTCCGCAATATAATAAGAACGTTCATCTGCCCATTTCTTGTTTACCGTGTTCGAATAATTTACACCAAAAAGAGTATTTAAAGTCAACCGAGGATGTAATTTCGCATTTATCCCCACACTGGCATTCACTTGACGAATATTCGCCTCATTACCCGTATGCTCTATTTCGTTCAAGATATTATAAGAAAGCGGAAAATTTGAAGACAATCCGGGTACAGTAGAATATTGTGTCGTGTAGAATTCATCTTTACTAATGGCTCTTGATGCAGAAAGAGCATAATCCGAAGGATTTACCATATAAAAACCATCTGATTTTCTATCCGAAAAACTCAATTTACCCTCCACATTGACAAACTTCCCGATATCGGTACTTAAATTCAAATTTAAATTATATCGTTCCAGGTTGTCTCCCTTCGTCGTTCCTTTACTATTATTGTAACCTACTGAAAAATAGTAACGACTAGTTTCATTTCCCCCGGAAACACTTAATGTATAATCCTGATTAAAAGCATTCTGACAAAGAATCTTAAACCAATCTGTGTTCATTGTCTCCAAATCGGCAACTTTCGCATCAAACTCAGACTTTGTAATTTTACCGTCATAATAATCAAACAGAGCCCCTTCATACCCTGCAGAATAAGGCATTGCCCCATATAGATAACCGTACTCTGCCGTTTCCCGGGACACCCCGATACGTTCCTTAGAATTCATCAATTGGTAATCCGAATACCGGGGACGTTCCGTAAACCCGAAAGATGCTGAAAAAGTAACTGACGGCTTTCCTACTTTACCTTTTTTAGTTGTCACAACAATCACGCCATTAGCAGCTTGCGTTCCGTAAATAGCCGTAGCGGAAGCATCTTTCAAAAAAGTAATCGATTCAATATCCATCGGATTCACCCCGGAAATGGCATTACCTAACAAACTCAGACTGGCATTTTCTCCCGCTTGTTCCCGTATGGTTGAGGCCGATCCCGTTAACACGTCATTTATCTCGTCGTTAGATAAATCCACCGGGTCCTCATAAATAATTCCATCAACAACCCATATCGGAGCAGCATTCCCATGAATGGTTGAAGAACCCCGGATACGCATTTTCGGAGTCGCATTCGGGCTACCGGAAGTTGTCATAACCATTAATCCCGGAACACGTCCCTGTAACATAGCGTCTACCGAGGCCACGTTAGGAATCAAAATATCATCTATTTTCACCGAGGTAGTAGCACTGGCTGATAACCGTTTGTCTACTTTACCATACCCCGTAATCACCACTTCTTCAATCTCCGTCACGTCCGGTTGCAGGCGAATAACCAATTCTTTGTTATCGTTCTTCTTCAAAGCCACCTCTTGCATCTGGTAACCGACAAAGGTCACGAGCAGAACAGTCGTGTCCATCTGTGGAATTTCAAGCGTAAACGTTCCGTCAACATTAGCCACTCCACCAAGAGCCGTTCCTTTTAAAACAATGGTCGCTCCCGGCAAAGATTCCCCTTTCTCATCCAGAATCTTACCTTTCACAATCCGTTTTTTGGGCTGATTATCCTCCTGTCCCCGCTTGATAATAATTAAAGAACCATCTTTTTCATAAACCAATCTGGTTCCTTTCAAACACAAGGCCATGACATTATCAATATCAGCCAGTGATACCGAAAGTGTTAATCCCTTAATTCCGACAACATCATCCGATTTAAATAAAAACCGGTAATCGGAATTTTTCTCTATTTCCCTGAAAACTTCTTTTAATGAAGCATTCTCCACGCTTAACGTGAGGTTCTGCGAATGTACATTCCCGTAGGTATGTAACATTCCGAACAGCATAAACAAGACATAAAATTTCATCATTCGCATAATTTGTGCGTACTTTCTCGAATGGAGAAAGTCATCTTTCCATTTTTTTGTCATAACTTTGTAGTTGTAGAATACAATTTAATTTGTCAGGAATGGGGAGTGTGGGGACACTCCTCTTCCTTTATTTATCGATCACAGTTATATTATTTCCTTTTATATCAAAATGAACAATATCCAGTTTTTCTATTTTCTCTAATAACACGGAGAAATCCTTGTATCGGCTAATGTTTCCGTTAATTCGAATCTCCTTCACACCGGGATTCTGATAAAACAAATTCACGTCATACCACCGGGCAACCGTATTCATCACATCCTCCAAACGCTCGTCTTCGAACACGAAATACCCGTCCTTCCATGCCGTATAGAGACTGACATCCACCTTTTGTTTACTCAGTTCTCCTGTATTTGTTAACACGGCCTGTTCCCCCGGTTCCAACAATAACGTTTTTCCCTTCACGTTTATTTCCACACTTCCTCGTTCCAGTGTTGTTTCAAAACGACTCTCTCCCTCGTAAGCATTTATATTAAACCGAGTTCCAAGTACTTTCACTTCAAACCCGTTAAGCTCTACAATAAAAGGAGTCCCGGACTTTGCCACATCAAAAAAAGCCTCTCCGGAAAGCACCACCCGTCTCTCCTCACCGCTAAACCGTACCGGATAACGTAAATCCGTTTCAGCATTCAGATGAACCATCGTCCCATCACTTAATTTCATGGAGAACTCTCCCCCTCTCGGAACTCGCATCAAGTGAAACTCATCCACCATTTTTCCCTTCGCCTCGATCCCCTCGTAATTCAACACGTTACTATCCTGTTCCACGAATAGACTGTCGGAAATAACAATATTCGTACGTAACCTAGATTCTAAAACAATCGCTTTCCCAGAACCGGTATACAACACGGCTTGATCCTTGCCGGGAGCCAATGCCAACGAATTAACTTCCGGTTGTACAGTGTCGAATTTTTGCCACAAAACGATCGTTCCGACCAGACAGATAAATACAGCTACATACTTACACAACCCGATGAATACCTTTCTTTGCTTTCCATAGGTTCTTTGTTCAAATTTCTTCAAATTTTTCCGGACGTCAACCTCTTTACTTTTCTCTTGAGTAAAAAAGTTCTTCATTTTCTGGTAATAGCGCTCATTCTCTCCCGACTCATTTCTCCACGCCTCCACTTCCTGTTTCTCCTTTTCTGTTAAATCGCCATTTACAGACCGCCTTAATATGGACCAATCAATTTTTTGCATAGCTTGTATTTATTGCTTACATACATAAGACAACTTCAACAAAAAATACAGTGACAAAATTTCAAGAAAAAAATTATTTTTCTTGTAACAAATTGATACTATGAACTAAATAACAGACAAAAGGATTAGGAAAGAAGCTCCCAAACGAGAACGGATAAATTTATACGCCCGGCTCATCTGCGTGTTTACAGTATTCACGGAAATATTCATTTCTTCCGCTACTTCCTTGTATTTTTTCCCGTCCAGCACGCAACGCTTAAATATAATTTTAGACTGATCCGGCAATTCTTCGATCACATCATACACCTTCTTCAACATATCCTGATCAATTTCTACCTCCGGAATTTCTGCATAAGCTTGAGCCTCAAGTAACCATTGTTTATAATTATCTTCCACATGAAGATGTTTCAAACGATTCAGACTACGATTACGCACCTGAGTAAAAAGATAAGATTTCAAATTAGATACCTCCGGAAGTGTCGGAGCATTATTCCATAAATCTATAAATACCTCCTGAACAATATCCTCAGCCTCACCACGATCCAACAAAAAATATTCTGCAAACAACGTCATCTTCTTGAAATAAGATTCAAAAAGTTGTTTAAACACTCCCTGCTCCCTCCGCCTTATCGCCTGCAAAACATTTTCCATATCAAATCCCATAGGTATCCTTGTCTACTCGTGTTGAATACACAAATATAAATCTTTCTTTTAAAAATGCTCTTCCCCACGATAAATATTAACTTTTCTATTACCAAAAAGATCACAGACTACATAAAGATGAACCTTCAATTAACGACATCGCTCAACGGGATTTCATCCAAGCTATTTTCTTCTTCGCACCAGCAACAAACACGCGCACCACCACTCTATTCCCACACCAATCTAACCCAAATAATGAGGTAATCCTACCCTAATAATCCCACTCATACAGAGCTTATTCGTTGTCTATTCGTTGCTCATGCATTACGACATATGTAAGCTCTGAGTAAACGTCGAATGATGTTCGAATATGTGGGATTATTTCTTTAGGTTCTCCTTAGGAACTCGTTAGGTTCTCTTTATAAATCAATCAACAAGTCACCCTCCTATTTTCTACTATCCAGAATCTTCGTCCCGATATCCATGTAACGATACACATCCCGGGTGGTCTCCCGGATACGTTCCTCGTCCTTTTTATGTCCCAACCGGACAATAATGGCATTCTTTTCGGGAATAGCGACAATATATTGTCCCAACATTCCCCGGAAATAGGGATTCTGTTGTCCTTTATAGTTCATAATCCAAATCTGAAAGCCATAATAATCCAATGAATCCTTCCCCCACTCGTCCTTCAGATACCCCGCCGGACTCATGGCCTCGTTAATATATTCTTCCGAAACTAACTGTCTCCCGTTCCAGTTCCCATGATGCAACATCAAACGGGCAAAACGGGCAATTTCCCTCGCCGTGGTGTGAAAACAACAGAAAGATTTCTCGTCCCCGTCTTTTTTATCCAGCAACCAATAGGCGTCCTGACAAGCTTGCATCGGCTTCCATAACTTCTCTTCGGCATAATCACTAATGCTCTTCCCGGTCGCTTTCTCCACGACAAAAGCCAATATCTGCGTATCCCCGCTCCGGTATGAAAATTGTTTCCCCGGTTCCTCGATCACGTCCAACGTAGTCACTAAATCATAAAGATCGTTCCCATAGTAACCATGTGTAGTTACCGAAAACAACGACGCATAAGCCTCATCCCAATTCAACCCGCCACTCATGGTTAACAAATTGCGAATCGTGATATTTTTCTTTTTTCCCTCGTTAAATTCCGGGATATATTTCCCCACCGAATCATCCAGACTGGCAATTTTTCCCTCGTCATAAGCAATGCCGACCAACAGCCCCACGATACT
The window above is part of the Butyricimonas paravirosa genome. Proteins encoded here:
- a CDS encoding RagB/SusD family nutrient uptake outer membrane protein; this translates as MISVFNKFILGAFFIITFCACGNFLEEVSQDEFEPETTDAYSELLNGAGYAFAELDGLTWYMDDDIDGVSSYSYTDVYNACRDIFTWQYYMYQSLKDANVTDATYENYYEKIMVCNVIIDDIEMSVGTESQINMVLGEALTLRAYYYLQLVNIFATPYNDSRSTPDQRLGVSLVTKSEIRDEGIARSSVADVYKQITADIERAVSLLDQNKTNNGVYRINYVSAHLIASRIYLYMEEWDKVIEHATQALAGAPDLVYLPTYAYTNVNYPTNSTNPVVSSSFPETIFVFGSMPGRMGFMGTPVCLSTDLVSSFSEPNDSRNGMYFKATASGYIYPYQEYKHGVAERGYVWRTAELYLNRAEAYMEKYKAGAAECGQLAVNDLNKLRENRFTNYSNYTLSTADDLENLCKLERRRELFMEGHRWFDLRRYGMPRIEHTWVSENGQRTTYVLQEKDPGYTLPISQDVLDRNSKLVQNELATDRIGTN
- a CDS encoding SusC/RagA family TonB-linked outer membrane protein; this translates as MMKFYVLFMLFGMLHTYGNVHSQNLTLSVENASLKEVFREIEKNSDYRFLFKSDDVVGIKGLTLSVSLADIDNVMALCLKGTRLVYEKDGSLIIIKRGQEDNQPKKRIVKGKILDEKGESLPGATIVLKGTALGGVANVDGTFTLEIPQMDTTVLLVTFVGYQMQEVALKKNDNKELVIRLQPDVTEIEEVVITGYGKVDKRLSASATTSVKIDDILIPNVASVDAMLQGRVPGLMVMTTSGSPNATPKMRIRGSSTIHGNAAPIWVVDGIIYEDPVDLSNDEINDVLTGSASTIREQAGENASLSLLGNAISGVNPMDIESITFLKDASATAIYGTQAANGVIVVTTKKGKVGKPSVTFSASFGFTERPRYSDYQLMNSKERIGVSRETAEYGYLYGAMPYSAGYEGALFDYYDGKITKSEFDAKVADLETMNTDWFKILCQNAFNQDYTLSVSGGNETSRYYFSVGYNNSKGTTKGDNLERYNLNLNLSTDIGKFVNVEGKLSFSDRKSDGFYMVNPSDYALSASRAISKDEFYTTQYSTVPGLSSNFPLSYNILNEIEHTGNEANIRQVNASVGINAKLHPRLTLNTLFGVNYSNTVNKKWADERSYYIAEIRGYDYGAVTPNSEEEKASRLSKGGILLYETNNNISYTARAQLSYNKILNENHIINAMVGYEVRSVKNDGFNTEEWGYFPDRGLGISYEYDTNTSGSTSLSGNSSLEKHTAKLSNTLSNTLSGFATLVYAYRNRYVLNANIRMDASNRFGQYTNNKALPVWSVAGRWSVSEEPWFKLLGERADLSLRLSYGSQGNVPTTVGPNLVVKYPTTVINRWSGEYVLNVSRYAYPDLRWEKTKTINIGTDFSFWKGRISGTIDYYYKKGKDIIFSLDVPAEYGVKTTYKNGADIKNTGFELAVSFVPVQTKDFKWTITPTYSKNTNNVQNTGKNEYTYTDYLAGNAFENGKPVNAVYSWKFTGLDPQYGYATFAHTSRDQSQIVKMDDPKDYLVYSGQADPKISGGFTTSLRYKNLTLNANFAYSLGSVKRLNFLYSGALTMPAPQDNLHKDLLKRWKKPGDELTTNIPGFVFDGSTEYNLYVPIPSTVSLNSYEMYNYSDIRVVKGDFLRCRNLSLSYTIPQKYLKKFGVSMMSCMFNVTNPLTICSSKFRGQDPEQGGTGGTALPITQTYSFSLNVSF
- a CDS encoding FecR family protein, with the translated sequence MQKIDWSILRRSVNGDLTEKEKQEVEAWRNESGENERYYQKMKNFFTQEKSKEVDVRKNLKKFEQRTYGKQRKVFIGLCKYVAVFICLVGTIVLWQKFDTVQPEVNSLALAPGKDQAVLYTGSGKAIVLESRLRTNIVISDSLFVEQDSNVLNYEGIEAKGKMVDEFHLMRVPRGGEFSMKLSDGTMVHLNAETDLRYPVRFSGEERRVVLSGEAFFDVAKSGTPFIVELNGFEVKVLGTRFNINAYEGESRFETTLERGSVEINVKGKTLLLEPGEQAVLTNTGELSKQKVDVSLYTAWKDGYFVFEDERLEDVMNTVARWYDVNLFYQNPGVKEIRINGNISRYKDFSVLLEKIEKLDIVHFDIKGNNITVIDK
- a CDS encoding RNA polymerase sigma-70 factor; protein product: MGFDMENVLQAIRRREQGVFKQLFESYFKKMTLFAEYFLLDRGEAEDIVQEVFIDLWNNAPTLPEVSNLKSYLFTQVRNRSLNRLKHLHVEDNYKQWLLEAQAYAEIPEVEIDQDMLKKVYDVIEELPDQSKIIFKRCVLDGKKYKEVAEEMNISVNTVNTQMSRAYKFIRSRLGASFLILLSVI
- a CDS encoding serine hydrolase domain-containing protein, whose product is MKKRYKILLTVVVLLGIAYFCLPYYARQALLYWYPSIDDLSMFDKHTVRKADTCWTWGIAEDYNTYELSPEDDAYLNDFRTVSFLVIQNDSIVYEEYRSGWNDTKTSNIFSSTKSIVGLLVGIAYDEGKIASLDDSVGKYIPEFNEGKKKNITIRNLLTMSGGLNWDEAYASLFSVTTHGYYGNDLYDLVTTLDVIEEPGKQFSYRSGDTQILAFVVEKATGKSISDYAEEKLWKPMQACQDAYWLLDKKDGDEKSFCCFHTTAREIARFARLMLHHGNWNGRQLVSEEYINEAMSPAGYLKDEWGKDSLDYYGFQIWIMNYKGQQNPYFRGMLGQYIVAIPEKNAIIVRLGHKKDEERIRETTRDVYRYMDIGTKILDSRK